CTGGCATCTGATGCGGCTTTGTTGAAAGTCGGAGAGTCAACCCGTGAAGATGTCCTGATTTATCTTGGTGATCCAGATGAGCAGCAGCTTGAGCCTGATGGCACTGAGAAATGGTTGTATACCAAAAAGGATATGACCCTTCTGGAGAGAGTGCCCTACGCCGGAAAATATTTTGGCTCCCCTGAGTACAGTCGCCTGGTTGTGACTTTGAAAAACGGTATAGTCACGAAGTGCGTCTATCTGCGTACTGATGAGGATGACCTGGATTGGGCTGATGATTATTCCTGGCAAGAGAAAAAAAGTGAGTGATCGGTATGTAACCAGCAGAGAAAAAATGGTGAGAGAACAGCTCGTTAGTCGTAATATAACTGATGAGCGAACTCTTGCCGCAATGGGTGAAGTCCCCCGGCATTATTTTGTGGATGATGCCATGGGTGGTCGTGCCTACGGGGATTATCCACTGCCCATTGGTGCTGGACAGACTATTTCCCAACCTTATATTGTAGCCTTCATGACACAATCCCTGCAGCTTGGTGGAAGTGAAAGTGTGCTTGAGATCGGCACAGGATCAGGCTATCAGGCCGCCGTTCTCTCCAAGTTGTGCAGGAGAGTTTATACAGTTGAGCGAATTAATTCCCTTCTGGCCGGTGCCCGGAAAGTTTTTGACCGGCTGCGATATTTCAATATCAGATCAAAACTGGATGATGGCACATTGGGATGGCCGGAGCATGGCCCCTATGATGCAATAATTGTTACAGCAGGTGGGCCTGAAATTCCACAACCGCTTATTGATCAGCTCGCCGATCCGGGAAGGCTTGTTATTCCAATTGGGGACAGGCATACCCAGGGGCTTGAACTGCTGGTGAAAAAGGATGGGCAGGTTGAGACCAGGCGACTTGCAAATGTCCGGTTTGTAGACCTGGTGGGGGAGTATGGCTGGAGTGGAAAGTGAAGACATTGGCTCAAAAAGCGTTATACATGGACTGTATGACAGGTGTATGGATTGGATCAGTGGTCCATACGGTGCGTATGCACTTTTCCTGATTGCTTTTGTTGAATCTTCTTTTTTTCCCCTGCCGCCTGATGTTTTTCTTATTGCCATGTGTGTGGCAATCCCACTGAATTCATTTCGCTATGCTGCAATCTGTTCAGTTGGATCGGTTCTTGGGGGTGCTTTCGGGTATGGCCTGGGCTACTGGTTTATGGATAGCGTTGGTATGCCAATTGTGCAATGGTATGGCTTGTCTGCAAAATATGAAATGGTGCAACACTATTTCAAGGAGTATGATGTCTGGATAGTGGGTACAGCTGGCTTTACTCCCATTCCGTACAAGCTGTTCACTATTACGGCCGGTTTTGTACACTCTAATTTTTTTACATTTATGATTGTGTCGCTGGTGGCACGCTCTGCAAGATTTTTCCTGGTGGCAGGGCTTATTCGTAAGTTCGGTCCCTGGATACAGACGTTTATCAATCGTTATTTTAATGTTCTTTCCCTTCTTTTTGTTGTTCTTCTTGTCGCGGGTTTTGCCCTGGTTAAGTATTTCCTCTAATCGCGATTGGGCAAAAAGTGCCTATTGGTCTCGTTTTGGCTGCTTGTATTTGTTAGAATCCCTTGACACTGTCAATATTGCCTGATTTTTCTTGAATTTCCCATTTTCTTTCTATACCCTGAATTTGTGAGCGCGCATAAACCGGTATGGCCGGACCGAATGACTCACCTACAACAGGCAATGAAGATCCCAACTCTGGCAAAAACATCTTCAGTGGTGGGATGTTTAATAACCTGATGGAGTTGATGGAAAAAGGAGCAGGGAGTGGAAGAAATACTGAAAAAAAGACGAACCCTCCAGGAAACAATGAATTTCATGGCAGCGTTATCTGCCGGAATAGAACCGATTCTTGGCCGTGGGGCCAACAGTATGACCATGTCGGCAGGGAGAAACCTGGGAAGAAAGTTTTCTGAAGATGCCAGGAAGACAGATGATTTGCTGGAGGCAGTGGAAGAAGTCAGGAATATACTGGTTGCCAACAGTTGTCTCTGGGGATTCGAACCGTTTAGACCGGAAGGGCAGGATGAGTTTGTTTTCAGAAATGAGAAGGGTGATTTTGAAATGCTTCTGGTCTTCCGAGACTGCATGATCAGGCAGGCCCTTTTTCGTTTCGGACATCCCCAGCAGGGTTCCCTGTGCAATATGATGTATGGTTTTTTTGCGGGTGCCCTGGAGTCTATCATGGGGAAAAAAGCGACACTGACGATTAAACATGCCGGTGAGAACAGTTGCCTGAAAAAACTGACGGTTGCGGCTTGAAGGGATCTTTTTGGAGGAAAAGATGAGTGAAAAAAAGGTTCGCCTGAACAGCGAGTGGTTGTGTGACTGTGGTGGGTGCCATGTGGCGATTGTCGACCTGCATGAGAAAATGCTGCGGGTTATGGAATCCATAGAAATTCAGAAATGCCCGGTACTGACAGATGAGAAAGGGTATCCGGAGGCGGATATCGGTATTGTCACCGGTGCCATCAGGACAGAACATGATCGTAAAGCCGCTATTGAAATGCGTGAGAAATGTGAAACAATTATTGCTTTTGGTACCTGTGCTGTCTATGGGGGATTCCATGGTGCCGGCCTTGCACACAGCAGGGAAGAAATCCTGAACCATGTCTACAGGAAGAGCCCTACAACGAAAACAGATCTTATTCCAGGCAACTCCATATCATCCCTGGAAAAAATGGTGATACCGATTGATGAGGTGATAGATGTGGATCTGTACCTTCCTGGTTGTCCTCCCCATGCCCGGTTTATTTTTGAGGCGCTCTCTTCTCTTGTAAATGGAACAGAACCGAGGGTTGTCCAGGAAACGGTATGCGCAGGCTGCAACAGGGAAATGGAAAAAAGTGAAGTCACCGCCGTTCGGGATAGTCATGAGGGAATTGCCAGAGACGATGTCTGCTTCCTCAGCCAGGGCTATATCTGTCTGGGTTCCGTTACCCTCGACCGCTGCCTGTCTCCCTGTCCCTCCCATGGGATTCCCTGTACAGGTTGTGCAGGACCGACTATGCAGATCCTCACTGAACCCACCAGGGATATCAGAACAGAGGTGAGCGAGCGTATGTCGAAACTGACTGCAATCTCCTATGATACTATCAGGGAGAAAATGGAAAAATCAGCCAAGACATATTATGCCTATGCAATGGCCACAAAAATGATTGGCCAGAAACCTACATTTCTTGTCAGGAAATGGATAGCCGAATCAGAGGAATAAAAGATGTCCAGAACAATCAGAATTGATCCTGTAACAAGAATAGAAGGGCATGCCCGTATCCTCCTGGATTGCAATGAAACGGGTCAGGTAGAAGATGCCTTTTTCTGCGTTAATGAGCTTCGGGGTTTTGAGAGAATATTGGTAGGCATGGAAGCTCATACACTGCCCCAGGTTACAGCGCGTATCTGCGGGGTCTGCCCTACCGCCCACCACCTTGTAGCTGCAAAGGCTCTTGATACAGCGGCCGGTGTAACTGTACCGGAGGCGGGGAAGTTGCTGCGGGAGTTTATGTATATGGGGCATGTGATTCACTCCCATGCACTGTCCCTCTTTATTCTTGCCGGACCAGATCTGGTTTTTGGTCTGCAGGGAGAGGATGCTGGCAGAAATATTGTCGGGATGGCGGAAGTGGAACCGGAGCTGACGAAAAAAGGACTCCGCCTTCGCAGCCTGGGACAGAAAATAAATGAGGCTATTGGGGGACGGGGAATTCATCCTGTGACAGCGGTCGCCGGAGGAATTTCATTTTCTCTCAACGACGGACAATTTTCCCGGCTGCAGGAGTTGACGGCTGAAACGGTGAAACTCTGCTCGGAGCTTGCAGGGCAGATCAGGGAATTTTTATTTCGTCTTTTCGATGCCAACCCCCGGCTACTGGAGAGTCAGAATCAGCCGTCATGGTATCTGGGTAATGTCAGTGACGGCAAACTTGATTTCTATGACGGGATGTTGCGCAGCATGGATGAAAACGGTGCAATCCGAAAAGAGTTTCAGGCAAGTGAATATGATCGGTGTCTGGTGGAGCGTGCCGTTACCTACTCCTATGCCAAGGAGGTCTATTTTCTCCATGAAAATGTTGAAAACATGTACCGTGTCGGCACTCTTGCCCGGTTGAACGTGATAGATGGAATTGAAACTCCCCTGGCCCAGGCTGAATTTGAACAGTTTAGAAACAGTTTTAATTCGCCATGCCATAACAGTGTCGTTCAGATGTATGCCAAACTGGTAGAACTGATATATGCCTGTGAGCGGGCGGATCAGTTGATTAATGATCCGGCTTTGCGGGGGGAAACAAGGGTGGAGGCTTCTTTTGCTGGTAAAAGAGGTGTTGCCCATATCGAGGCACCTCGTGGAACGTTGATTCATGATTATGAAATTGACGAAAGAGGGCTCGTGAAAAAGGCAAATATGATAATTGCCACCCAGCAGAATACTGCAGCCATCAACAGTTCACTCAAACAGAGCGGTAACAGCCTTTTAACCAGCAGTAATGATGAACAGGTACTGAATAATCTCGAATTTGTTGTGCGGTGCTACGATCCCTGCCTGGCCTGTTCCACTCATGCTATAGGAAGAATGGCACTGGAGGTTGAAATACGGTGCAATAACAAGGTGATCAGGAGAATCAGGAGGTAGTGAGATGCTGGAAATGACTATTCATGAGAAGGCCTGCCGTGGTTGCCGGTTATGTCTTGAAGTTTGTCCGACTGACTGTTTTGAGTTTGACGAGGAAAGCAGGAAAGCAGTTGTGGCAAGGATTGCGAGTTGTATTGAGTGTCTGAGTTGTGCCTATATCTGCCCGTCACTCGCTATCACCCATAGAAATCATCATGTTGTGAAGAATTTTTATCGTAACATACAATTCAGTCGTCGGATGGGGAAATTTTTATGATAACGGAAAATGAGTTGAACCTGACTCTGGAAGACTATGACAAG
The DNA window shown above is from Desulfomarina profundi and carries:
- a CDS encoding protein-L-isoaspartate(D-aspartate) O-methyltransferase, with product MIIPGKRKKVSDRYVTSREKMVREQLVSRNITDERTLAAMGEVPRHYFVDDAMGGRAYGDYPLPIGAGQTISQPYIVAFMTQSLQLGGSESVLEIGTGSGYQAAVLSKLCRRVYTVERINSLLAGARKVFDRLRYFNIRSKLDDGTLGWPEHGPYDAIIVTAGGPEIPQPLIDQLADPGRLVIPIGDRHTQGLELLVKKDGQVETRRLANVRFVDLVGEYGWSGK
- a CDS encoding NADH-quinone oxidoreductase subunit B family protein, translating into MSEKKVRLNSEWLCDCGGCHVAIVDLHEKMLRVMESIEIQKCPVLTDEKGYPEADIGIVTGAIRTEHDRKAAIEMREKCETIIAFGTCAVYGGFHGAGLAHSREEILNHVYRKSPTTKTDLIPGNSISSLEKMVIPIDEVIDVDLYLPGCPPHARFIFEALSSLVNGTEPRVVQETVCAGCNREMEKSEVTAVRDSHEGIARDDVCFLSQGYICLGSVTLDRCLSPCPSHGIPCTGCAGPTMQILTEPTRDIRTEVSERMSKLTAISYDTIREKMEKSAKTYYAYAMATKMIGQKPTFLVRKWIAESEE
- a CDS encoding YqaA family protein, with translation MAGVESEDIGSKSVIHGLYDRCMDWISGPYGAYALFLIAFVESSFFPLPPDVFLIAMCVAIPLNSFRYAAICSVGSVLGGAFGYGLGYWFMDSVGMPIVQWYGLSAKYEMVQHYFKEYDVWIVGTAGFTPIPYKLFTITAGFVHSNFFTFMIVSLVARSARFFLVAGLIRKFGPWIQTFINRYFNVLSLLFVVLLVAGFALVKYFL
- a CDS encoding 4Fe-4S dicluster domain-containing protein codes for the protein MLEMTIHEKACRGCRLCLEVCPTDCFEFDEESRKAVVARIASCIECLSCAYICPSLAITHRNHHVVKNFYRNIQFSRRMGKFL
- a CDS encoding Ni/Fe hydrogenase subunit alpha, with the translated sequence MSRTIRIDPVTRIEGHARILLDCNETGQVEDAFFCVNELRGFERILVGMEAHTLPQVTARICGVCPTAHHLVAAKALDTAAGVTVPEAGKLLREFMYMGHVIHSHALSLFILAGPDLVFGLQGEDAGRNIVGMAEVEPELTKKGLRLRSLGQKINEAIGGRGIHPVTAVAGGISFSLNDGQFSRLQELTAETVKLCSELAGQIREFLFRLFDANPRLLESQNQPSWYLGNVSDGKLDFYDGMLRSMDENGAIRKEFQASEYDRCLVERAVTYSYAKEVYFLHENVENMYRVGTLARLNVIDGIETPLAQAEFEQFRNSFNSPCHNSVVQMYAKLVELIYACERADQLINDPALRGETRVEASFAGKRGVAHIEAPRGTLIHDYEIDERGLVKKANMIIATQQNTAAINSSLKQSGNSLLTSSNDEQVLNNLEFVVRCYDPCLACSTHAIGRMALEVEIRCNNKVIRRIRR